Genomic DNA from Roseburia intestinalis L1-82:
CTGCAAAACCGGGCGGGGCTGTCAACGGCGGCTCTGCAAGAGCCGTTCATCTTGCCGTTGACTGGCTCGACTGGGTTTGCTATTCTTTAAGTGTTGTCTGTAAGTCGTTTGTAAAAATATCATCTCCGGCGCACAATCATTTTCTACCAAAGTAGCGGCATAAAAAATTTCATTGTCCTGCCTTTCAAAAATAAGAAGTTTCCATTTTTTTGACTGCAAATTCCGAGGCTGTCTCTTGTACAATTTCTAGTACATTGACATCTTCTGCTATATTTCCTTGACGGGGTTCCAGCTCATTGTTAGTTACCACTTCTGCCTTGCCAGCGTCCGATGCACCATAAGAGAAATTTACTATGGTAGCATTGCTGTATTTTTCAAAAGCTGCATAGTATTCTTCTTCTGTAATTACATCTGTTTCCTCTCCTTTTTTCATGGTATAAGCAGCATTTCCACTTTCGTCAAATTGCTCATAAATCCCCTCTGCCAGTCTGAGCGAACCGGATTTTTCAATTTCAAAACGCTGCATATCGTGACCGGAAGCAGCATAAATACCTGTTTCATCATAGGCGATAGGATATGCTGTTCCCATACTTTCTATTGTTCCTATGTTTTTAACTTCTTTATCTATCAAATAATATACATCACAATTAAGTGCTGCCTGATTTCCCAAACCGTCATTATATACTTGTGAGGTAACAAGTAAAACAGGTAAAGAAGCATTTGTATCAATAATTGCAAAAAGCTCATTATCTTCCAATCCTCCGACGGTTTCTCCATAAATAGCAGCGTTTTCACTACCTTTTTCTCCACATGCACATAAAGAAAAGATTAACACACATAAAGCCATATATGAAATAAACTTCTTTGCCTTATACATATTTTCAGTCTCCTTTTTTTCTTCTTTCAATGGTATAACTTATGAACAATATCACTCCGATTGCTGCCGCAATAATAGACGGTATCATTAACCGCATATAATCAATAGGGGCATTTTCGTATTGTCCTGTAACGATATATCGGTATAGCATATACTGGGTACTAAGTGTTGTGCTTTGTAGCGCAATTACATAGGCGAAATTTAATATGCTAACCATAATAAAAATCAGACCACTAATTAGCAACAGCGTCATTTTTCTGTTATGAAGATTTATTTTCATCAAATCTTCTAAAGTTATTTGCTCATCAGTTTTGTTTGCCACACCTGCTTCTCCTTCCTTTAGCAAATCATCTAATGACACATGAAAAATTCTGCTTATTTTAACGATACTTTCTAAATCAGGGGAAGTGCTATCTGACTCCCATTTGGAAATAGTCTGTCTGGATACGTTAAGTTTTTCTGCTAATTGTTCTTGTGTCATTCCCGAAAGTTTCCTTAATTGGTTGATTTTATTTCCAATTTCCATTTTGTGTCCTCCTTTAAGAGCAATTTTAAATAAAATAAACAATTTTTTCTATCAACATTGCTTTACATTTGCGCTCAAAATAATAACATTTATGAAATTGCTTGTTTTTCTGCACTTTAAGTGTTCATATAAAGGCATTTAAAATTATGATATTGTCAATATTGGTTGACACATTTATCTCAAAGATATCATTTCCTATGCAGCCAGGCCCAGAGATTGGTAGTATCTCTGACGCTTAATCATAGGAGGAAGCCCACCGTTGGCAGAGCAGATCCTCCTGTTGTTCCAGTAACTGATGAAATATCTCCAAATAAGAACTCTCAGCTCATCCGTGGTCAGGCTTTCCGTATTGTAGCGGTCATAGAGAAGCTCGCTTTTCATTCTGGCCCACATGCTTTCACATCGAGCATTATCGTGGCACCTGCCACCATCACTGTTCATGCTTTGTATAATGCCATATTTAGAAAGCGCCTGACGGTAGGTTTCACTGGTATATTGTCTTCCTCTGTCGGAGTGCACAATGGCACCTCGCAGATCAGGATGCGCCAGATAGGCATTATCCAGTGTATGCTCACACAGAGTTGCCTTCATGTTTGTTTTCATTGCCAGTCCCAGAACGCTGGAATCAAAGCAGTCGAAGATGGCTGAAACATACAGTTTTCCATCTTTTGCCTTGATTTCTGTGATATCAGTTACGCATTTTTCAAGTGGCTTATCAGCCTTGAACTCTCTCTTCAGAAGATCATCTGACTTACGTGCTTCCCGATCAGCCTTGGTAATGCCATTTGGCTTGCGCTTTGGCCGATGGACAAGTCCTATTTCATCCATAACCCTGTAAACGGTTCGTTCACTGGGGATCTTGATTCCCGTCGGATTCTTAAGGAGCAGTGCTTGGTACATGCGAATACGTCCATAGGTATCATTGCATTCATCCTCAGCATGGATCACTCTCATGGCATCAGCAAGATCCTGATATTTCCAAGGGCGATCTTTAATAGCAAGATATTTGTAGAAACCCTGGCGGCTGACGCCAAGCATCCGGCAATAGAATGAGAGTTTTCCCTTAATCACGCCGTCTTTCGTTTTTATGGCAATGAACATCATTCTTTGGTTCTTGCTGACTTCCGACGGCTGGCTGCGAAAAAAGCGCTTGCTTCCTCGAGAAATTCATTTTCCTCTTTCAGACGTCGGATTTCTTTGTCCTGATCTTTAACGCGTTTGCGGAGCATGGCAAGCTCCTCAGCAAGACTCATCGCGCTTTCCGGAGTATGTGCACCGTCGCCAATATCCAATGTGCCTGCTCTAACTGCTTTCAGCCATGTGTGGATGGTTCCTTCTGGGATACCTAATTCTTTGGCTGCCTTAGCACCGCCGATTTCTTTGGCAAGTTTGACAGCCTGGATCTTATATTCCTGGTCGTATTTACGTTGGGTTCGTGACATTGAGAGTTCCTCCTTATTCTCTTTTATTATACATGAATTCCTTGAGAATAAGGTGTCAACTTTATTTATACAACATCATGTATTGGAAAATATGGTGAGTCTTTATCTGCATGAATTGTCTGAAAAAGAAGAAATTTTAGATGGTTACGAAGTTTATACGCAGCTATTTTGTGTATAAGATTTTTTGTTGAGCACACCTATGAAGCTTTCCCCCCTGGCAGCAGAGCAGTTACAGATCCCGTTCCCGTGGCACGGAAACCATGTTTCTTCCGGTGTATGAGGTCACGGATGAGATGTCAAAGTATTGTATTAGCTGGATTGGGGGTGAAGATAAAAAATGGGTGAAATATGAGGAAAATAAAAGTGGTTCGCCCGATTTATAATAGAAATTTATCAGATATAAAAGAGAATGGGCGAAAAGTGATGGAATTCATTTCAATAGCCCACGGAAATCAAAAAGTCAGGGCGAAAAACAGCAGAAATGAAGAAGATTCCCCCAAAATGCCTGTGGAAACGCTGAAATGAGGAAGAAAGAGGGCGAAAATGTCTGAAAAAATCGGATTTTCGCCCTGTCATCTGTTTAAAATTATCTCACGATCGTATCCCGGATCTGGTCGAGTGACACCTCATAGTTATGGCCGGCAGAAATGGCTTTTAAATCTTCAAACTCTGCTTTCTCTTTTTCGACACCGTACCCGCAGCTTTTTTTGATCCGTATATCGCCGTATGCGGAATGGCAGGTTTCGATTTCAGAGGTAAGTTTGGCGCGGTCAAACATCTGATAGCGCACACCGCGTGTTGTGGTGTGTAAAAAGAAAAGGGAAGTCAGACGTTCACGGTCTTTTGGCTCACAGATACAGGTTAAAAGAATACCCGGACGGTTCTTTTTCATCTGAATCGGTATTGTGTATACGTCCAAAGCGCCCGCCTGTAAGAGCAGTTCAGTTGCAAATCCGACCGCTTCGCCTGTCATATCATCGAGATTGCAGGAGATGGACAGCACGGAGTCATCAAAGGATGGAGCTGTGTTGGAACCGGGAGAAGATTCGCCGAGGAAAACACGCACACAGTTGGCGGCAGCAAAATCCTTTGTTCCCATACCATAGCCGATCTCTGTTACATTCATAGGCGGCATGGCTTCGAAAGAGGTCACAAAATGTTTTAAAACAGCAGCCCCCGTTGGCGTACAGAGTTCGCCCTGAATATTTCTACTGTAAAAAGGAATCCCTTTTAAAAGTTCTGCGGTGGCAGGCGCCGGAACCGGGAGTGTGCCGTGGGCACAGTGTACAAAGCCATTTCCGACATGAACCGGAGAGCAGAGAATGGTTTCCGGTTCAAGCAGTGATAACAGATAGGCACATCCGGTCACATCCACAAGCGCGTCAATCGATCCGACTTCGTGGAAATGGATCTGGTCTAAGGTGGAGTGGTGCACTTTTGATTCTGCTTCCCCGATCAGACGGTAGACTGCGGCTACGGAGTCTTTTACCGATGATGGGAATGGAAGTGTGTGGATCTGTTCTAAGATCTGGGTGTAACTGGTGTGGGCATGCGTGTGGTGGTGTTCATGGTGCGAGTTGTTGTCGTGAGTATGTGTGTGCTCATTTTCGTCATGAATATGATCGTGAACATGCATGAGTGAATCTTCATCATGAGTGTGCTCATGTGAATGCATGAGTGTATCTTCATCATGAGTGTGTTCATGTGAATGCATGAGTGTATCTTCATCATGAACGTGTTCATGGCAGCATTGTGTACCATGATCGTGTGTAGGGGATTCTTCCTGTGCATGGATTGTCATGTGCCCATCTTCATGAATGTGCTCAGGCAGAACATCATGGGAATGTTCTTCCTCACCGTGTACAGCTACCCTCATGTGTGTGCCGCTGATCCCGCATTTTACTGCCGGTTCCACAGAAAGTGTCACACCGTAAGGTGCAAAAGCCTGATTCATGTCCGATAAAAATTTTTCTTTCTGATCACAGAGTTCATAGAGGGCGCCCATTAACATATCGCCGGCAACACCCATATTACATTCTATATAAAGTGTTTTCATAAATAATCCTCCCTGGTGCTGAATTTGATATTTTTTAATATGAAGATTTACAGTTTGTCCGTGTTTTTATGGCAGGATGATGGTCTGTCATCTGTTTTAGGGGCTGCCTGATGATTGATCATGCTGGCAAGGTAACCTGCACCAAAACCGTTGTCGATGTTTACGACGGAAACACCGCTGGCGCAGGAATTAAGCATCGATAAAAGTGCTGAGATACCACCAAAACTTGCGCCGTAACCAACGCTCGTCGGGACGCCGATGACAGGACAGTCGGTCAGGCCGCCGATGACGCTCGCAAGCGCGCCTTCCATCCCGGCGACTGCAATGATCGCATTTGCCTTTGATAAAAGTTCCATATTTGAGAGCAGACGGTGGAGCCCGGCAACGCCGACATCGTAGAGACGGATGACATGATTGCCGAGTACCTCTGCAGTCAGCGCAGCCTCCTCTGCAACCGGGATATCGCTTGTCCCTCCGGTGGCGACAACGATCGTGCCGTCAGCGGAATAATGCTCGGTGCGGTTTACGATGCCGATTTTTGACAGCTCATCGTAAAAAAGATCAAAACGTTCGGACAGGTACGCCGCGGATTCTGTCGAAAGTCTTGTGATCAGGATATTTTCTTTGCAGTGGGAGAGCAGGCTGTTTATAATGCCCTCCATCTGTTCTTTTGTCTTAGATGCACCGTAGATCACCTCCGGCGCACCCTGTCTGACTTCACGGTGATGATCCACCTTGGCATATCCAAGATCCTCAAAAGGTGCCAGCTTTAACTGGTCATAAGCATCGGAAGCAGTAAGCTGCCCCGATTCTAACTGTTCTAATATATGTTTGATATGATCATTTTCCATAGTAATCCTCATTTCTGAGCAACTTGTTGCGAAGAGGCGACGAGAATCTCAAATTCTCGTCTGTCATGTTTTTTATGCCTTGTCATAGAAGCTATTTGTTTTTGCTCAGAAACAAATAGCCGTGCGAAAAATAAGCTATCGAGCTTATTTTTCACACTAATTTCTCCTTCATTGCAATTCACTGCCTATTATACTCACATCCCACCTTATTTGCAAAAATAAAATGCACACGATTCTCTGGGTTTTGGAAGAAATAGATAAAAAATGGAAACTATTTTTGGTAAATTAGTTTCTTGCGGGTACGAAAACAAGATGATACAATATAGGAAACTCAAATAACAAAAATAGTTTCCATGTAATAAAGAAGAAACGGAGAACATGATGGAATTAAGGGAGAGTATTTTAGAGGGAACCTTAAAGGCATTTAACCAGAAAGGGTTAAAATTTACCATGGATGATCTGGCTGGAATCCTTGGCATGAGTAAGAAAACGATTTATACCGTGTTCCGTGATAAGGAATCACTTTTCTTAGCGATGGTAGATTATCTGTTCG
This window encodes:
- a CDS encoding LptM family lipoprotein gives rise to the protein MYKAKKFISYMALCVLIFSLCACGEKGSENAAIYGETVGGLEDNELFAIIDTNASLPVLLVTSQVYNDGLGNQAALNCDVYYLIDKEVKNIGTIESMGTAYPIAYDETGIYAASGHDMQRFEIEKSGSLRLAEGIYEQFDESGNAAYTMKKGEETDVITEEEYYAAFEKYSNATIVNFSYGASDAGKAEVVTNNELEPRQGNIAEDVNVLEIVQETASEFAVKKMETSYF
- a CDS encoding transposase, which codes for MSRTQRKYDQEYKIQAVKLAKEIGGAKAAKELGIPEGTIHTWLKAVRAGTLDIGDGAHTPESAMSLAEELAMLRKRVKDQDKEIRRLKEENEFLEEASAFFAASRRKSARTKE
- a CDS encoding IS3 family transposase — its product is MMFIAIKTKDGVIKGKLSFYCRMLGVSRQGFYKYLAIKDRPWKYQDLADAMRVIHAEDECNDTYGRIRMYQALLLKNPTGIKIPSERTVYRVMDEIGLVHRPKRKPNGITKADREARKSDDLLKREFKADKPLEKCVTDITEIKAKDGKLYVSAIFDCFDSSVLGLAMKTNMKATLCEHTLDNAYLAHPDLRGAIVHSDRGRQYTSETYRQALSKYGIIQSMNSDGGRCHDNARCESMWARMKSELLYDRYNTESLTTDELRVLIWRYFISYWNNRRICSANGGLPPMIKRQRYYQSLGLAA
- the larB gene encoding nickel pincer cofactor biosynthesis protein LarB; protein product: MENDHIKHILEQLESGQLTASDAYDQLKLAPFEDLGYAKVDHHREVRQGAPEVIYGASKTKEQMEGIINSLLSHCKENILITRLSTESAAYLSERFDLFYDELSKIGIVNRTEHYSADGTIVVATGGTSDIPVAEEAALTAEVLGNHVIRLYDVGVAGLHRLLSNMELLSKANAIIAVAGMEGALASVIGGLTDCPVIGVPTSVGYGASFGGISALLSMLNSCASGVSVVNIDNGFGAGYLASMINHQAAPKTDDRPSSCHKNTDKL
- the larC gene encoding nickel pincer cofactor biosynthesis protein LarC gives rise to the protein MKTLYIECNMGVAGDMLMGALYELCDQKEKFLSDMNQAFAPYGVTLSVEPAVKCGISGTHMRVAVHGEEEHSHDVLPEHIHEDGHMTIHAQEESPTHDHGTQCCHEHVHDEDTLMHSHEHTHDEDTLMHSHEHTHDEDSLMHVHDHIHDENEHTHTHDNNSHHEHHHTHAHTSYTQILEQIHTLPFPSSVKDSVAAVYRLIGEAESKVHHSTLDQIHFHEVGSIDALVDVTGCAYLLSLLEPETILCSPVHVGNGFVHCAHGTLPVPAPATAELLKGIPFYSRNIQGELCTPTGAAVLKHFVTSFEAMPPMNVTEIGYGMGTKDFAAANCVRVFLGESSPGSNTAPSFDDSVLSISCNLDDMTGEAVGFATELLLQAGALDVYTIPIQMKKNRPGILLTCICEPKDRERLTSLFFLHTTTRGVRYQMFDRAKLTSEIETCHSAYGDIRIKKSCGYGVEKEKAEFEDLKAISAGHNYEVSLDQIRDTIVR
- a CDS encoding helix-turn-helix domain-containing protein; amino-acid sequence: MEIGNKINQLRKLSGMTQEQLAEKLNVSRQTISKWESDSTSPDLESIVKISRIFHVSLDDLLKEGEAGVANKTDEQITLEDLMKINLHNRKMTLLLISGLIFIMVSILNFAYVIALQSTTLSTQYMLYRYIVTGQYENAPIDYMRLMIPSIIAAAIGVILFISYTIERRKKGD